One genomic window of Syngnathus acus chromosome 11, fSynAcu1.2, whole genome shotgun sequence includes the following:
- the s100s gene encoding S100 calcium binding protein S isoform X2, with protein sequence MLASCTGEVRSGRLVAEPNLLTFFTALSMSKEPSSNLESAMQMLIKTFHKYSGKEGDKYTLSRGELKELLLEELGSYLGNSKDNEAVEKVMNDLDANNDGEVDFTEFIILMGALTVACNDFFLEFKSDDKPKGCESAE encoded by the exons ATGCTAGCCAGTTGCACGGGGGAGGTCCGGAGCGGGCGTTTGGTGGCCGAGCCTAaccttttgaccttttttaCCGCCCTCAGCATGTCCAAGGAGCCCTCTTCCAACCTGGAAAGCGCCATGCAGATGCTTATCAAAACCTTCCACAAGTACTCGGGCAAGGAGGGCGACAAGTACACACTGAGCCGGGGTGAACTCAAGGAGCTTTTGCTGGAAGAGCTGGGAAGCTACTTAGGG AACTCCAAAGACAACGAGGCAGTGGAGAAAGTCATGAACGACCTGGACGCCAACAACGACGGCGAGGTGGACTTCACCGAGTTCATCATCCTGATGGGCGCCCTCACCGTGGCCTGCAACGACTTCTTCTTGGAGTTCAAGTCGGACGACAAGCCTAAAGGCTGCGAGTCGGCCGAGTAG
- the s100s gene encoding S100 calcium binding protein S isoform X4, whose product MSKEPSSNLESAMQMLIKTFHKYSGKEGDKYTLSRGELKELLLEELGSYLGNSKDNEAVEKVMNDLDANNDGEVDFTEFIILMGALTVACNDFFLEFKSDDKPKGCESAE is encoded by the exons ATGTCCAAGGAGCCCTCTTCCAACCTGGAAAGCGCCATGCAGATGCTTATCAAAACCTTCCACAAGTACTCGGGCAAGGAGGGCGACAAGTACACACTGAGCCGGGGTGAACTCAAGGAGCTTTTGCTGGAAGAGCTGGGAAGCTACTTAGGG AACTCCAAAGACAACGAGGCAGTGGAGAAAGTCATGAACGACCTGGACGCCAACAACGACGGCGAGGTGGACTTCACCGAGTTCATCATCCTGATGGGCGCCCTCACCGTGGCCTGCAACGACTTCTTCTTGGAGTTCAAGTCGGACGACAAGCCTAAAGGCTGCGAGTCGGCCGAGTAG
- the s100s gene encoding S100 calcium binding protein S isoform X3, producing the protein MPDTIMSKEPSSNLESAMQMLIKTFHKYSGKEGDKYTLSRGELKELLLEELGSYLGNSKDNEAVEKVMNDLDANNDGEVDFTEFIILMGALTVACNDFFLEFKSDDKPKGCESAE; encoded by the exons ATGCCTGACACAAT CATGTCCAAGGAGCCCTCTTCCAACCTGGAAAGCGCCATGCAGATGCTTATCAAAACCTTCCACAAGTACTCGGGCAAGGAGGGCGACAAGTACACACTGAGCCGGGGTGAACTCAAGGAGCTTTTGCTGGAAGAGCTGGGAAGCTACTTAGGG AACTCCAAAGACAACGAGGCAGTGGAGAAAGTCATGAACGACCTGGACGCCAACAACGACGGCGAGGTGGACTTCACCGAGTTCATCATCCTGATGGGCGCCCTCACCGTGGCCTGCAACGACTTCTTCTTGGAGTTCAAGTCGGACGACAAGCCTAAAGGCTGCGAGTCGGCCGAGTAG
- the s100s gene encoding S100 calcium binding protein S isoform X1 gives MHEFSCWWLRNSGPGLPIMSKEPSSNLESAMQMLIKTFHKYSGKEGDKYTLSRGELKELLLEELGSYLGNSKDNEAVEKVMNDLDANNDGEVDFTEFIILMGALTVACNDFFLEFKSDDKPKGCESAE, from the exons ATGCATGAATTTTCTTGTTGGTGGCTCCGGAACTCGGGCCCTGGCTTGCCCAT CATGTCCAAGGAGCCCTCTTCCAACCTGGAAAGCGCCATGCAGATGCTTATCAAAACCTTCCACAAGTACTCGGGCAAGGAGGGCGACAAGTACACACTGAGCCGGGGTGAACTCAAGGAGCTTTTGCTGGAAGAGCTGGGAAGCTACTTAGGG AACTCCAAAGACAACGAGGCAGTGGAGAAAGTCATGAACGACCTGGACGCCAACAACGACGGCGAGGTGGACTTCACCGAGTTCATCATCCTGATGGGCGCCCTCACCGTGGCCTGCAACGACTTCTTCTTGGAGTTCAAGTCGGACGACAAGCCTAAAGGCTGCGAGTCGGCCGAGTAG